A window of the Candidatus Krumholzibacteriia bacterium genome harbors these coding sequences:
- a CDS encoding MerR family transcriptional regulator, translated as MTQGRLYSIGELARLAGVTVRTIRYYIQEGLLPEAPLRGRYAGYDESYLDLLEQIRRMKEDFLPLREIRNRLERGAAAGRIPEEAPESAPGFPDLSTSPVLANFCRASPYLYAESRLESMPSLKGEQEGSQWERLELAEGLELHVRQPNRHPALLRALVDLAREFSRGE; from the coding sequence ATGACTCAAGGCAGATTGTACAGCATCGGAGAGCTTGCCCGCCTGGCGGGAGTAACGGTTCGGACGATCCGCTACTACATCCAGGAAGGCCTTCTTCCCGAAGCCCCCCTCAGGGGTCGCTATGCAGGCTACGATGAGAGTTATCTCGACCTTCTCGAGCAGATTCGCCGGATGAAGGAGGACTTCCTCCCCCTTCGCGAAATCAGGAACCGGCTGGAAAGAGGAGCAGCAGCCGGGAGAATCCCGGAGGAGGCTCCTGAATCTGCTCCGGGATTCCCTGACCTGAGCACTTCCCCTGTTCTGGCCAATTTCTGCAGGGCATCACCCTACCTGTATGCCGAGAGCCGTCTGGAAAGCATGCCGAGCCTGAAAGGCGAGCAGGAAGGCAGTCAGTGGGAACGCCTGGAACTGGCAGAGGGACTGGAACTTCATGTTCGCCAGCCAAACCGGCATCCCGCCCTGCTGCGGGCTCTGGTCGATCTGGCAAGAGAGTTCTCCCGGGGAGAGTAG